In Dermacentor variabilis isolate Ectoservices chromosome 11, ASM5094787v1, whole genome shotgun sequence, one genomic interval encodes:
- the LOC142563295 gene encoding venom metalloproteinase antarease TserMP_A-like: MYVPAGNHIYRLIALLDIVGVVFSQLNGGRIVYPELFRSREADGGCLLKITDDILLKLKKSSVLEREFLVRTYSDGIPVHTYMSGPYLEDDLYHDEASMASVTVSYDSGLRVEGIVTPRMRIAPLSTQERSADGRVAHELIEIQDELTSDSGDYDVAAYPTERAFNRATGRNGTSGLAQPFIQL; this comes from the exons ATGTACGTACCAGCTGGCAACCACATCTACCGGCTGATTGCCTTACTGGATATTGTAGGAGTAGTGTTCTCTCAACTGAACG GCGGCCGCATTGTATACCCGGAGTTATTTCGGAGCCGTGAAGCAGATGGTGGCTGCTTGCTGAAGATAACAGACGACATTCTACTTAAACTTAAAAAGAGTTCGGTTCTTGAAAGAGAGTTCCTTGTGAGGACGTACTCCGACGGTATACCTGTGCACACCTAT ATGAGCGGACCTTACCTTGAGGATGACCTTTATCACGATGAAGCATCAATGGCGTCTGTTACTGTCTCTTACGACAGTGGCCTTAGAGTG GAAGGCATAGTCACCCCGCGAATGCGTATCGCACCGCTTTCGACACAGGAACGAAGCGCCGACGGCCGTGTTGCGCACGAACtgatagaaattcaagacgagCTAACAAGTGACAGTGGAGATTACG ACGTCGCTGCCTATCCAACCGAGCGAGCTTTCAACCGCGCCACGGGGAGAAATGGTACGTCCGGTTTAGCACAACCATTCATACAGCTATAA